CCTGTTCTTCTATCCGAGCCGCAGTGAAGCCGACCGCGACCACCTCCAGGTCGACGACGTCGTCTGCACGAAGGACTAACGAGCCGCGGCGAAGGACCGCGGGCTTCCAACACGCCCGCGGTCCTCCTCTCCCCCGCCCGGTGCCCTCAAGAGGGCGACCTGCCTCGCGCCGCGCAGCACCGGTCCTCCCCCGCGGCGGCGCATCCATCCGACCGAGGGATACTCCGGGCAGCGCATGGGTATCCTCTCTTCCATGACGCTCGTTATCCGCCAGGCGCCGTTGGCAGCCTTCGGAGAGGCTTCTCTCCATCGGTTCGAATCGCGGCTCTGCGACCTTGTGCGCCAGCACTGGCGGGAGTCATGTGAGGCGATGTCGCCGTCCGACCTCCACACATTCGTAGAGGACGGCATCGCGCGCGGCCGGAAATACGGCCTCACCTCTGAAAGAGACCTCGCGCGTGATGGACGTCCGGCTGCCGGAGACTGTCGCGCGCCCGCTGGCGGGCCACAAGCACTGCCGCAGGAATTCCCTGACCAAAGCTGTGCTGCGAAGCAGGCCACGCGCTCTGAACTTCCTCGCCTGGCGCACGTCCTGGGTGAAACACACATGTCACAGCCGCAACGGCGCTGAAGCTGCCCCAGTGCATCAATTGCATCCGGGTCCATGACACCTCAGACCCGGGTCAGACACAGTCTCATGCGTGTCTTTCGTTACCCATCTTCCGCGCGCCCGTATCTCGTGGTCTTCCTGGAATGCCGTGGCAACAGACTTCTCCCCCCGGAGCGGACGTCAGGCGTCCTCCCGGAGCCACGGCTCAGTTCCCCCACTGAGAAACGGAGTTCGTGATGAAACACCCTCTCTTGAGCATGTTCGGGCTCGTCGGCATTGTCTGCGCCTCGGGTGCGCCTTCCATCGCCGAGGCACAGGTCCCACCCCCGTCCTGGGTGCGCCAGCTCGGCGCCCACCACGACGAGCAGGCCCACGCCGTGGCCGTCTCGGGCACGAGCGTCTACGTAGCAGGCCAGACGACCAGCCAGCTCGGTGCCGACCCGCAAGCCGGCGGCCAGGACGCCTTCATCGCCCGGTACGACACCGCCGGGAACCTCCAGTGGGTCCGCCAGTTCGGCACCGCGCGGACGGACCGCGCCACCGCGGTGGCCACCGACGAGGCCGGCAACGTGTACGTGGCCGGCACCACCTTCGGCAGCCTCGACTTCTACACCAACGCGGGCGGCATCGATTACTTCATCGCCAAGTACGACGCCGCCGGCAACCGTCAGTGGCTGCGCCAGAACGGCACGCAGATGGATGATTTCGCCACCGGCCTCGCCATCAGCGCGCCCGACAAGCTCTTCTTCACCGGCTACACCGGCGGCAGCTTCGCCAACGGCGGCAACCCCAACAACTACGACATCGTCGTCGCCCTCTACGACACGGCGGGCAACCCGTACTGGCTCCAGCAGTACGGCACTTCCGCGAGCGACATGGCGCGCGGCATCGCCGTCACGCCCACCCACGAGGTGTACGTCGTCGGCAACACCTACGGCAGCCTCGACGGCACCACCACGCCGGTGAGCAGCGACATCTTCCTGCTCAAGCTCAACATCCTCGGCGCCCAGCAGTGGGTCCGGCAAATCGACGCGGGCGAGCTCGATGATGCCAAGAGCGTCGCCGTGGGCCCCGACGGCGGCGTCTACCTCGCTGGCGAGACGTTCGGCAGCCTCGACGGCAACGCCAACAATGGCACCGTCGACGTGCTCCTCGCCCGCTACGACAACGCCGGAAACCGCCAGTGGAGCCGCATGCTCGGTGGCGCGCAGACCGACTACGCGTTCGGCGTCTCCGTCACCACGAGCAACGTCGTGCAGCTCGTCGGCTACACCTCCGACGCGCTCGACGGCAACCCGCCCGCTGGCTCCCTTGACGCCTTCCTCACCCGCTACGACGCGCTTGGCACCAAGCTGGGCACCCGCACCCTGGGCACCCCGTTCCAAGACATCGCGCGCGGCGTGGCCGTGGACTCCGCTGGCAACGCCTACGTGGCCGGTAACACCTTCGGAGGCCTCGGCGGCAACACCAACGCCGGCGGCTACGACGCCTTCCTCGCTCGCTTCTGACTCAACTGAAATGCCACACGGCCCGTTCCGGCGCGCACTCCGGACGGGCACCGGCGGCCCCCTTCGCGACTGCCCGCCACGGGGGGCGCCGCAGCCTCGCGGCATGCACCGGCATCTGCTCCTGCGCCATCCCGCGTTCGCCCCACTCCACTGCTCGCACACCTGAAAACGCCTGTGGTGTTCGCAGCGTCGGACCTCAAGGTCCCCCCACCCCAAGCCAGCACGAGGGTGGGTTTGCCGGGGCATCCCCTCAACTCAGAACGGCTGCGACTCCATAGAGAGTCATTCGACGGCTTCCTCTTTTTCAGCAGCAAAGGGAAACCCCACGCAGCTTCGCCAAGTGTGAGCAGGGCCGAAGGTGTCGCCGAACGACGAGCACCGTACGGCGTGGTGCGTGCGGGCGACGAGTTCGAGTGCAAACCCACCGCCAGGTCGGCCTGAGCGAAGAGAGCGTCGCCACGCTCGAGAAACTCATCGAGGACTTCATCAGGTTCGACCTGCGCACGAGGCCACATTCGTGCTTCAGCTGCACGCGCGTCGGTGGACTATCGAGTCACGGCGGCACGGACTCGATTTGCGCTCGACCCGTCCACGGGCCAAATCGACGCTCCTGCCGCCCCTCCCTGCACTCCCATTGCAGGGCCCGTGCCCGCCTCCCCCAGCCTGCCTCCAGTTGCGACGGGAGGGTGTGTGGCAGCGCTGCTGTCACCATCCCCCTCGTCCGCGAGGGAGCACTCCGGTTGCGCCTGGGTCCGCCCAGCCTCAAAACGTGAGAGGACGGGGCGCAGGGGGGCCGATCGCGAAGGGGAGCGTCGTGGCCTGAGACTGGGGGAAACATGCGAGCAAGGCTCAACGCGCGGGCGGGCACCTGCCTCCTCGCAATGGTGCTGGGAGTGTGGGGCGGAGG
This region of Myxococcus xanthus genomic DNA includes:
- a CDS encoding SBBP repeat-containing protein, which codes for MKHPLLSMFGLVGIVCASGAPSIAEAQVPPPSWVRQLGAHHDEQAHAVAVSGTSVYVAGQTTSQLGADPQAGGQDAFIARYDTAGNLQWVRQFGTARTDRATAVATDEAGNVYVAGTTFGSLDFYTNAGGIDYFIAKYDAAGNRQWLRQNGTQMDDFATGLAISAPDKLFFTGYTGGSFANGGNPNNYDIVVALYDTAGNPYWLQQYGTSASDMARGIAVTPTHEVYVVGNTYGSLDGTTTPVSSDIFLLKLNILGAQQWVRQIDAGELDDAKSVAVGPDGGVYLAGETFGSLDGNANNGTVDVLLARYDNAGNRQWSRMLGGAQTDYAFGVSVTTSNVVQLVGYTSDALDGNPPAGSLDAFLTRYDALGTKLGTRTLGTPFQDIARGVAVDSAGNAYVAGNTFGGLGGNTNAGGYDAFLARF